In one window of Gossypium arboreum isolate Shixiya-1 chromosome 4, ASM2569848v2, whole genome shotgun sequence DNA:
- the LOC108457816 gene encoding probable protein arginine N-methyltransferase 6: MYGITGYSNGYHQNQQQHSSEEKRGGGRRRRGGRRSRHPPGFRVFDHHHHHYNNDDDDDKQEQKAPPPCTDFDMAYFHSYAHVGIHEEMIKDRVRTDTYRAAIMQHQSFIEGKVVMDVGCGTGILSIFCAQAGAKRVYAVDASDIALQANEVVKANNLAEKIIVLHGRVEDVEIDEEVDVIISEWMGYMLLYESMLGSVITARDRWLKHGGLILPSNATLYMAPITHPDRYNDSIEFWRNVYGIDMSAMLQLAKQCAFEEPCVETITGENVLTWPHVVKHVDCYTIQHDELESVSTRYKFQSMMRAPLHGFAFWFDVEFSGPTNSPTNNHIPSLLTGASNNNHIDGIQKKKRANPNEALVLSTAPEDPPTHWQQTLIYFYDPIEVEQDQIIEGSLTLSQSKENRRFMNIHLEYSSGGRSYVKESVMR; the protein is encoded by the exons ATGTATGGAATCACAGGTTACAGTAATGGCTACCACCAAAATCAACAGCAGCACAGTTCGGAAGAGAAGCGAGGCGGAGGTCGACGGAGGAGGGGAGGCCGTAGATCACGCCACCCTCCCGGCTTTAGGGTTTTCGACCACCATCACCATCACTACAATAACGATGACGACGATGACAAGCAAGAGCAGAAAGCACCTCCGCCTTGCACGGACTTCGACATGGCCTACTTTCACTCTTATGCTCACGTTGGTATCCATGAAGAAATGATCAAG GATCGAGTTCGAACTGACACTTACAGGGCTGCAATCATGCAACACCAGAGTTTTATTGAAGGCAAA GTTGTAATGGATGTTGGATGTGGCACAGGCATTCTTTCAATATTTTGTGCTCAAGCTGGTGCAAAACGG GTGTATGCAGTGGATGCAAGTGATATTGCGTTGCAG GCAAATGAAGTTGTGAAAGCAAATAACTTAGCTGAAAAGATCATCGTTTTGCATGGACGAGTTGAG GATGTTGAAATTGACGAGGAGGTTGATGTAATAATTTCAGAATGGATGGGCTACATGCTTCTGTATGAG AGTATGTTGGGAAGTGTTATTACTGCTAGAGATCGGTGGCTAAAACATGGAGGCCTTATTCTTCCTTCCAACGCAACG TTATACATGGCACCCATCACACATCCTGACAGATACAATGACAGCATTGAATTTTGGCGCAACGTCTATGGAATTGATA TGTCTGCAATGTTGCAATTAGCAAAACAGTGTGCATTTGAAGAGCCATGCGTGGAGACAATAACGGGGGAGAATGTTTTGACATGGCCGCACGTG GTTAAGCACGTGGACTGCTATACTATCCAACACGATGAGCTAGAATCTGTGTCAACAAGATATAAGTTCCAATCAATGATGCGAG CTCCACTACATGGATTTGCGTTTTGGTTTGATGTTGAGTTCAGTGGGCCAACAAATTCTCCTACAAATAATCACATCCCATCCTTACTTACTGGTGCATCTAACAATAATCATATCGATGGTATCCAGAAGAAGAAACGTGCCAATCCCAATGAAGCACTTGTTCTCTCAACGGCTCCCGAGGATCCTCCAACACATTGGCAACAG ACATTGATATACTTTTATGACCCGATAGAGGTGGAGCAAGATCAAATCATTGAAGGCTCTCTAACGCTATCTCAAAGCAAAGAAAACCGCCGATTTATGAATATTCATCTCGAGTACTC TTCGGGAGGTAGATCCTATGTAAAAGAGTCCGTAATGCGATGA
- the LOC108457815 gene encoding protein ASPARTIC PROTEASE IN GUARD CELL 2-like: MSPPPALQLALVALLHLTLTNAATSFPDFQLLNVEQALVGVLAQPSPLQTSEYNHHELLNVTESEDQWKWKLKLIHRDWLSTENATVSQNHSLRFHARIQRDVKRVASLLLRIPGGVIHDGEAAHGVNDFGSDVVSGMDQGSGEYFVRIGVGSPPRSQYMVIDSGSDIVWVQCKPCNQCYKQSDPVFDPADSASYGGVPCSSSVCDRIENSGCHAGRCRYEVMYGDGSYTKGTLALETLTFGPTVVQDVAIGCGHVNQGMFVGAAGLLGLGGGSMSLVGQLGGQTGGAFSYCLVSRGTNSSGSLVFGREAMPVGAAWVPLLRNPQAPTFYYIGLSGLGIGGIRVPISEDIFQLTELGYGGVVMDTGTAVTRFPTIAYNTFRDAFIEQTANLPRVSGVSIFDTCYNLSSFVTVRIPTVSFYLSAGPILTLPANNFLIPVDSVGTFCFAFASSGSGLSIIGNIQQEGIQISFDGANGYVGFGPNVC, from the coding sequence ATGTCACCTCCTCCGGCACTGCAGCTCGCTCTGGTGGCTCTACTACACCTAACTCTAACTAACGCCGCCACCTCCTTCCCCGACTTTCAACTCTTGAACGTGGAACAAGCTCTCGTTGGGGTGTTAGCACAGCCTAGTCCTCTCCAAACATCTGAATATAATCATCACGAACTTCTCAACGTTACTGAAAGTGAAGATCAATGGAAATGGAAGCTGAAACTCATCCATAGGGACTGGCTGTCCACCGAAAACGCCACCGTTTCACAAAACCACAGCCTTCGTTTCCATGCTCGTATTCAAAGGGACGTCAAAAGGGTGGCTAGCCTCCTCCTCCGCATCCCCGGCGGCGTAATCCACGACGGAGAGGCGGCTCATGGAGTGAACGATTTTGGGTCCGATGTGGTTTCGGGAATGGACCAAGGAAGCGGAGAGTACTTCGTACGAATAGGTGTCGGCAGCCCGCCGAGAAGTCAATATATGGTTATAGATTCGGGCAGTGATATTGTTTGGGTCCAATGTAAACCCTGTAACCAATGCTATAAACAATCCGACCCGGTTTTTGACCCGGCTGATTCCGCTTCATACGGAGGCGTCCCTTGTAGCTCTTCCGTTTGTGACCGGATCGAGAATTCGGGTTGCCATGCGGGTCGGTGTCGTTACGAAGTCATGTACGGTGATGGGTCTTACACAAAAGGGACCCTGGCTCTTGAAACACTCACTTTCGGTCCAACCGTGGTTCAAGACGTGGCTATTGGGTGCGGTCATGTGAATCAGGGCATGTTCGTGGGTGCAGCCGGGTTATTGGGTCTAGGAGGTGGATCCATGTCACTCGTGGGTCAATTAGGTGGTCAAACCGGTGGTGCATTTAGTTACTGTTTAGTAAGTCGGGGCACCAATTCATCCGGGTCATTAGTATTCGGGCGTGAAGCAATGCCCGTAGGTGCTGCATGGGTACCTTTACTACGTAACCCACAAGCACCCACTTTTTACTACATCGGGCTTTCAGGTTTAGGAATCGGAGGCATTCGGGTGCCCATATCCGAAGACATTTTTCAACTTACCGAATTAGGGTACGGTGGAGTCGTTATGGACACCGGCACGGCCGTCACAAGGTTCCCGACCATAGCTTATAACACTTTCCGTGACGCTTTTATAGAGCAAACGGCTAACCTCCCTCGAGTTTCCGGAGTATCCATATTCGATACGTGTTACAACTTATCGAGTTTTGTCACGGTTCGGATTCCGACAGTATCGTTTTATTTGTCGGCTGGGCCGATACTGACCCTACCCGCAAACAATTTTCTTATACCCGTTGATAGTGTGGGGACTTTTTGCTTTGCATTTGCTTCTTCGGGTTCGGGTCTTTCAATAATAGGAAATATCCAACAAGAAGGGATCCAAATTTCCTTTGATGGAGCCAATGGTTATGTGGGGTTTGGCCCCAATGTTTGCTGA